A single Chiroxiphia lanceolata isolate bChiLan1 chromosome 25, bChiLan1.pri, whole genome shotgun sequence DNA region contains:
- the LOC116798385 gene encoding potassium voltage-gated channel subfamily A member 3-like — protein MDERRSLLYSPAASSAARHPRGGSTSSHHNLGYTEPPAAPQPGPEQEEEEGEEGEEGSMTVVEGGGGDPLLEEPQPPAALLGGERYEQPPAPAPPAGQPAGGGEHECCERVVINISGLRFETQLKTLAQFPETLLGDPRKRMRYFDPLRNEYFFDRNRPSFDAILYYYQSGGRIRRPVNVPIDIFSEEIRFYQLGEEAMEKFREDEGFIREEQRPLPDKEFQRQVWLLFEYPESSGPARGIAIVSVLVILISIVIFCLETLPEFRDDHDYEGTGGTFGTGGGPLPAEVFTNSSSSAASMVSSFTDPFFVVETLCIIWFSFELLVRFFACPSKATFSKNIMNIIDIVAIIPYFITLGTELAERQGNGQQAMSLAILRVIRLVRVFRIFKLSRHSKGLQILGQTLKASMRELGLLIFFLFIGVILFSSAVYFAEADDPSSGFSSIPDAFWWAVVTMTTVGYGDMHPITIGGKIVGSLCAIAGVLTIALPVPVIVSNFNYFYHRETEGEEQAQYMHVGSCQHLSSSEEMKKARSNSTLSKSEYMVIEEGGINHSAFKQAAFKAGNCTTTNNPNCVNIKKIFTDV, from the coding sequence ATGGACGAGCGCCGGAGCTTGCTCTACTcccccgccgcctcctccgCCGCTCGGCACCCGCGGGGCGGCTCGACCAGCAGCCACCACAACCTGGGCTACACCgagccccccgccgccccccagcccggccccgagcaggaggaggaggagggcgaagaaggggaggaaggcagCATGACCGTGGTGGAAGGCGGCGGAGGAGACCCTTTGCTGGAGGAACCGCAGCCTCCCGCCGCGCTGCTCGGAGGGGAGCGCTACgagcagcccccggccccggccccgcccgccgggCAGCCCGCGGGCGGTGGGGAGCACGAGTGCTGCGAGCGGGTGGTGATCAACATCTCGGGGCTGCGCTTTGAGACCCAGCTGAAGACGCTGGCACAGTTCCCCGAGACGCTGCTGGGGGACCCACGGAAGAGGATGCGCTACTTCGACCCCCTGCGAAACGAGTATTTCTTCGACCGTAACCGCCCCAGCTTTGATGCCATCCTCTACTACTACCAGTCGGGCGGGCGCATCCGGCGGCCCGTCAATGTCCCCATCGACATCTTCTCCGAGGAGATCCGCTTCTACCAGCTCGgggaggaggccatggagaagTTCCGGGAGGACGAGGGTTTCATTCGGGAGGAGCAGCGGCCGCTTCCCGACAAGGAGTTTCAGCGTCAAGTGTGGCTCCTCTTTGAGTACCCTGAGAGCTCCGGGCCGGCCCGAGGCATTGCCATCGTCTCTGTCCTGGTCATCCTTATCTCTATTGTCATCTTCTGTCTGGAGACCCTGCCTGAATTCAGGGATGACCACGACTATGAGGGAACTGGGGGGACCTTTGGGACGGGCGGTGGCCCACTCCCAGCTGAGGTCTTCACCAACTCCTCGTCCTCGGCTGCTTCCATGGTGTCGTCCTTCACTGACCCTTTCTTTGTGGTGGAGACTTTGTGCATCATCTGGTTCTCCTTCGAGCTGCTGGTCCGTTTCTTTGCCTGCCCCAGCAAGGCCACCTTCTCCAAGAATATCATGAACATCATTGACATTGTGGCCATCATCCCCTACTTCATCACTCTGGGCACTGAGCTGGCGGAGAGGCAAGGCAATGGCCAGCAAGCCATGTCCTTGGCCATCCTCAGAGTCATCCGCTTGGTGCGGGTTTTCCGCATCTTCAAGCTCTCCCGGCACTCCAAGGGGCTGCAGATCCTGGGGCAGACCCTCAAGGCCAGCATGCGGGAGCTGGGCCTGctcatcttcttcctcttcatcgGCGTCATCCTCTTCTCCAGCGCCGTTTACTTTGCAGAGGCCGATGACCCCAGTTCGGGTTTCAGTAGCATCCCCGATGCCTTCTGGTGGGCCGTGGTGACCATGACCACAGTGGGCTACGGGGACATGCATCCCATCACTATTGGGGGCAAGATCGTGGGGTCTCTCTGTGCCATCGCGGGGGTGCTGACCATCGCCCTCCCCGTGCCTGTGATCGTCTCcaatttcaattatttctaCCATCGGGAGACAGAAGGTGAGGAACAAGCCCAGTACATGCACGTCGGGAGCTGCCAGCACCTCTCGTCCAGCGAGGAGATGAAGAAGGCTCGCAGCAATTCCACCCTCAGCAAGTCCGAATACATGGTCATCGAGGAAGGGGGGATCAACCACAGTGCATTCAAACAGGCTGCCTTCAAAGCAGGCAACTGCACAACCACAAACAATCCCAACTGTGTGAACATCAAAAAAATCTTCAcggatgtttaa